The Chryseobacterium aureum genome contains a region encoding:
- a CDS encoding DUF349 domain-containing protein codes for MTTENNLSENEEKKIPNEVSQDPSENTVSHDANQHEEDTEHLEEHEEEEISLTDALKEMEKIINTPNAGENFKRFNLLKEKASHYIHDEVEDKKHEYVEAGNPAENFSYEHPSQAKYSALVNIFREKHDDFQKGQEEEQKKNLEHRQSIIERLKNLYTSSEPGINLFKSIREIKEEWSKAGQVAKSEFKILNNNYFHHLNQFYQMLDLNKEFLEQEYSHNLEKREHIIARAKELENEPVIQKALNELQYLHKLWKEEAEPVAEEFREKTWEEFKEISNKIHERKSELSASIEKEQGENLEKKNQIIAEIKKLSEPAETPNHNYWQNAIKRVEDLRSEFLKTGSVPRKLSNQNWNDFKTTLRGFNTTKNNYYKSLKGSQQANLEEKLKLIQTAQDNMNNEEWDIAVPLFKKLQEDWKKIGHVPKSMTNKIWDEFRDACNAFFNNYREKSNTSTDNWKENYKNKKALLDELKEVSNEEGSIEKIEQIKTSWNNIGKVPRDKISINSEFNKTLREKLKINKINELELKEEGLSENQLTDKARKIKNQISDLEAEIVKLENNLSFFNKPSRENPLLRDTYNTIDEKKAHLETLKQNLHTIISGE; via the coding sequence ATGACTACAGAAAACAATCTTTCTGAAAACGAAGAAAAGAAAATTCCTAACGAAGTATCTCAGGACCCATCAGAAAACACCGTTTCTCATGATGCAAACCAACATGAAGAGGATACGGAGCACCTGGAAGAACATGAAGAGGAAGAAATTTCCCTTACCGATGCATTGAAGGAAATGGAGAAAATCATCAACACTCCCAATGCCGGTGAGAACTTCAAAAGATTCAATCTGCTGAAAGAAAAAGCAAGTCATTACATTCATGATGAAGTGGAAGACAAAAAGCATGAATATGTAGAAGCTGGTAATCCTGCCGAAAACTTCAGCTACGAGCATCCTTCCCAGGCTAAATATTCTGCACTGGTCAACATTTTCAGAGAAAAGCATGACGACTTCCAGAAAGGACAGGAAGAAGAGCAGAAGAAAAATCTTGAGCATCGTCAAAGCATTATAGAAAGACTTAAAAATCTATACACCAGCTCCGAACCGGGCATCAATCTTTTCAAATCTATCCGTGAAATTAAAGAAGAGTGGTCAAAAGCCGGACAGGTGGCCAAATCTGAATTCAAAATTCTTAACAACAACTATTTCCATCACCTGAACCAGTTTTATCAGATGCTGGATCTGAACAAAGAATTCCTGGAACAGGAATACAGCCACAATCTCGAAAAAAGAGAACATATCATTGCCCGTGCTAAAGAACTGGAAAATGAACCGGTGATCCAGAAGGCATTGAATGAGCTTCAGTACCTTCATAAACTTTGGAAAGAAGAAGCCGAACCCGTTGCCGAAGAATTCCGTGAAAAAACATGGGAAGAATTTAAAGAAATTTCAAACAAAATTCACGAAAGAAAATCTGAACTTTCCGCTTCTATTGAAAAAGAGCAAGGTGAAAATCTTGAAAAGAAAAATCAGATCATAGCAGAAATCAAGAAGCTTTCTGAACCCGCTGAAACTCCTAATCATAACTATTGGCAAAATGCCATCAAAAGAGTTGAAGATCTGCGTTCCGAATTCTTAAAAACAGGAAGTGTCCCAAGAAAGCTGTCCAACCAAAACTGGAACGATTTCAAAACCACTCTAAGAGGTTTCAATACAACGAAAAACAATTATTACAAATCGTTGAAAGGATCTCAGCAGGCTAATCTTGAAGAAAAATTAAAACTCATCCAGACTGCACAGGACAATATGAATAATGAAGAATGGGATATTGCCGTTCCGTTATTCAAAAAACTCCAGGAAGACTGGAAAAAGATCGGGCACGTTCCAAAGAGCATGACCAACAAAATCTGGGATGAATTCCGCGATGCCTGTAATGCATTCTTCAACAACTACAGAGAAAAAAGCAATACTTCTACAGACAACTGGAAAGAAAACTATAAAAATAAAAAAGCACTTCTTGACGAGCTGAAAGAAGTTTCCAATGAAGAAGGAAGCATCGAAAAAATTGAACAGATCAAAACTTCATGGAATAATATCGGTAAAGTTCCGAGAGATAAAATTTCAATCAACTCTGAATTCAATAAGACATTAAGAGAGAAATTGAAAATAAACAAGATCAATGAACTTGAACTGAAAGAAGAAGGCCTGTCTGAAAACCAGCTTACCGACAAAGCCAGAAAGATCAAAAATCAAATCTCTGATCTTGAAGCAGAAATCGTAAAACTGGAAAACAATCTTTCTTTCTTCAACAAACCGTCCAGAGAAAATCCTCTTTTGAGAGATACCTACAATACCATTGATGAGAAAAAAGCTCATCTGGAAACATTGAAACAAAATCTCCACACGATCATCAGCGGAGAATAA
- a CDS encoding shikimate dehydrogenase family protein — MDSNKKLGLIGRNISYSFSKKFFENKFQKLMLKNFSYDIFDLKEINEVENLFSSPELLGFNVTIPYKEKIIDYLDELSDEAEKIGAVNCVLIQNGKKTGYNTDAFGFEKTLLLHKKPAQDKALILGNGGAAKAVKYALDKHNIPSVTVSRSTEINFENLDEETVEAHKIIIQCTPVGTFPNVKDCLNFPFGGLSPDHLVIDLIYNPNYTQFIINASEKGAKTVNGYYMLEQQAEKAWEIWSFQKK, encoded by the coding sequence ATGGATTCCAATAAAAAATTAGGATTGATAGGACGAAATATTTCTTATTCTTTCTCTAAAAAATTCTTCGAAAACAAGTTTCAGAAACTCATGCTCAAAAACTTCTCTTATGATATTTTTGACCTGAAAGAAATCAATGAAGTGGAAAACCTTTTTTCTTCTCCGGAACTTTTAGGATTCAATGTAACCATTCCTTACAAAGAAAAAATAATTGATTATCTTGATGAACTGAGCGATGAAGCAGAAAAAATAGGTGCCGTAAACTGTGTTCTCATTCAGAATGGTAAAAAAACAGGGTATAATACTGATGCTTTTGGATTTGAGAAGACTTTACTTTTACACAAAAAGCCTGCACAGGATAAAGCTTTGATATTAGGAAACGGAGGCGCTGCAAAAGCCGTTAAATATGCTTTGGACAAACATAATATCCCCTCTGTAACCGTTTCAAGAAGCACAGAAATCAATTTTGAAAACTTAGATGAAGAGACGGTTGAAGCACACAAAATCATCATTCAGTGTACACCGGTTGGAACTTTCCCGAATGTAAAAGACTGTCTGAATTTCCCTTTTGGCGGACTTTCTCCGGACCACCTGGTTATCGATCTGATTTACAATCCCAACTATACCCAATTCATCATCAACGCCTCCGAAAAAGGAGCAAAAACAGTGAATGGATATTATATGCTTGAACAGCAAGCAGAAAAAGCTTGGGAAATTTGGAGTTTTCAAAAAAAATAA